A stretch of the Nitratireductor thuwali genome encodes the following:
- a CDS encoding ABC transporter substrate-binding protein has translation MTENRKSTILTPHGLTRRNALKGLGAAAGLIAAPGFVRYGQAQSSEPIKIGFQCHRTGIGAAYGRWYERTTTAAAKLINEAGGINGRPLEIIIEDDGTDPKRGAEVVEKFANQHKVDLVYGTLFSHVVVGSAPAAGELKMPYYVVSEGYHVASGKMNRYCVQPGITDVKAQVRSVAPWIANNLGKKITLIYPDYAFGHDHRDFFEPAIQAQGGQVVAKVPIPPTETSFTRYLPQIPSDTDVIYHVMVGPAVLTFVKELGEFFGNSGPQLFGFIDSLEAVDINSPGLEFLDGSHFWEGMPRYAQPDQPDYVSFYRETVGIDENGASVDDPKDVSTAAHMFGCWETLYVIKAAMEASGYAGPGDRAKLIEATEAMTEMEAGREHPQGKKRFNGKIHQVFGEQNISRVEGGRLNVVHRTSIEDGLYEPEADYTTMSF, from the coding sequence ATGACTGAAAATCGCAAATCCACCATTCTCACGCCGCACGGCCTGACGCGCCGAAATGCGTTGAAAGGCCTTGGAGCAGCAGCCGGCCTGATCGCCGCGCCCGGCTTTGTCCGCTATGGACAGGCCCAGTCCTCCGAACCCATCAAGATCGGCTTTCAGTGCCATCGCACCGGCATCGGCGCCGCCTATGGCCGCTGGTATGAACGCACCACGACGGCCGCGGCCAAGCTGATCAACGAGGCCGGCGGCATCAACGGCCGGCCGCTCGAAATCATCATCGAGGACGATGGCACCGATCCCAAGCGCGGTGCCGAAGTGGTCGAGAAATTCGCCAACCAACATAAGGTCGATCTCGTCTACGGCACGCTGTTCAGCCACGTCGTCGTCGGCTCCGCGCCTGCCGCGGGCGAACTGAAGATGCCCTACTATGTGGTCAGCGAGGGCTACCACGTCGCCTCGGGCAAGATGAATCGCTATTGCGTGCAGCCGGGCATCACCGACGTGAAGGCGCAGGTCCGCTCGGTTGCGCCGTGGATCGCCAATAATCTCGGCAAGAAGATCACCCTGATCTATCCCGACTACGCATTCGGCCACGATCACCGCGACTTCTTCGAGCCGGCGATCCAGGCCCAGGGCGGACAGGTGGTCGCCAAAGTGCCGATCCCGCCGACGGAGACCTCGTTCACCCGCTATCTGCCGCAGATCCCTTCCGACACGGATGTGATCTATCATGTCATGGTCGGCCCGGCGGTCCTCACCTTCGTCAAGGAACTCGGCGAGTTCTTCGGCAATTCCGGACCGCAGCTCTTCGGCTTCATCGATTCCCTCGAAGCCGTCGACATCAACAGCCCCGGCCTGGAATTTCTGGACGGCAGCCATTTCTGGGAAGGCATGCCGCGCTATGCGCAGCCCGACCAGCCGGATTACGTATCCTTTTACCGCGAGACGGTCGGCATCGACGAAAACGGCGCCAGTGTCGACGATCCGAAGGATGTCTCCACCGCTGCCCACATGTTCGGCTGCTGGGAGACGCTGTATGTCATCAAGGCGGCGATGGAAGCCTCCGGCTATGCCGGCCCCGGCGACCGCGCCAAGCTGATCGAAGCGACCGAGGCCATGACCGAAATGGAGGCCGGCCGCGAGCACCCGCAGGGCAAGAAGCGCTTCAACGGCAAGATTCACCAGGTCTTCGGCGAACAGAATATCTCCAGGGTCGAAGGTGGCAGGCTCAACGTCGTGCATCGCACGTCGATCGAGGACGGTCTTTACGAGCCGGAGGCCGATTACACGACGATGTCGTTCTGA
- a CDS encoding GNAT family N-acetyltransferase: MDIHTTLTSVAGVLGSRVLKREVLDAGAPSHVVDQLIAERTTHLSQHPLWPVAKPLLYRYFHYRQAVAMADTVAQLSGWDAFTYISQLLLLDISARGTENIPADGGFILAPTHPTGIADGIAVFDLMKEIRPDLAIFANRDALRVNPRFRDLIIPVEWRQHEKSHAKSRDTLEMTAKAFASKKAVVLFPAGRIAYWHKDKLTERPWQPSVVALARRYEVPVIPVNITARNSGLFYLLSKYSTELRDMTLFHELLNKKGRAIQITIGRPIAPALLDGEPSEVAEKLQEHAVGRLLEEPDAAFAPG, encoded by the coding sequence ATGGATATTCACACGACGCTCACATCGGTGGCCGGGGTGCTTGGAAGCCGGGTCCTGAAACGCGAGGTGCTCGACGCCGGCGCTCCTTCTCACGTCGTCGACCAGCTGATCGCCGAACGCACGACGCATTTGTCCCAGCATCCGCTATGGCCGGTGGCCAAGCCGCTGCTTTACCGCTACTTCCACTACCGGCAGGCGGTTGCGATGGCCGACACGGTGGCCCAGCTCTCGGGATGGGATGCCTTTACCTATATCAGCCAACTGCTGCTGCTGGATATTTCGGCGCGGGGCACCGAGAACATTCCGGCTGACGGCGGATTTATTCTGGCGCCGACCCACCCTACCGGCATTGCCGACGGCATCGCTGTTTTCGACCTGATGAAGGAGATCCGGCCCGATCTGGCGATCTTCGCCAACCGCGACGCACTCCGCGTCAATCCGCGCTTCCGCGACCTGATCATTCCGGTGGAATGGCGGCAGCACGAGAAGTCCCATGCCAAGAGCCGCGATACGCTGGAAATGACGGCCAAGGCTTTTGCTTCCAAGAAGGCGGTGGTGCTGTTTCCCGCCGGGCGGATTGCCTATTGGCACAAGGACAAGCTTACCGAACGGCCCTGGCAGCCTTCGGTGGTCGCGCTTGCCCGGCGCTACGAGGTGCCGGTCATCCCCGTCAACATTACCGCGCGCAATTCCGGGCTGTTTTATCTGTTGTCCAAATATTCGACCGAACTGAGGGACATGACGCTGTTTCACGAGCTTCTGAACAAGAAGGGGCGCGCGATCCAGATAACGATCGGCAGGCCTATCGCGCCGGCGCTCCTGGACGGGGAGCCGTCGGAAGTGGCCGAGAAGTTGCAGGAACATGCGGTCGGCCGGCTGCTGGAAGAGCCGGACGCGGCGTTCGCCCCCGGATAG
- the leuS gene encoding leucine--tRNA ligase encodes MATERYNPRVSEPRWQKAWDEAKLFETRDDDGRPTYYVLEMFPYPSGRIHIGHTRNYTMGDVVARYKRAKGFNVLHPMGWDAFGMPAENAAMQNKVHPKEWTYQNIAVMRDQLKTFGLSLDWSREFATCDVDYYHRQQMLFVDFFEKGLVGRKISKVNWDPVDQTVLANEQVIDGRGWRSGAQVEQRELAQWIFKITDYAQDLLDAIDGLDHWPEKVRLMQRNWIGRSEGMAIRWALTEETAPPGESELEVYTTRPDTLFGASFMAIAADHPLARKAAAENLELARFCEECRRMGTSAAALETAEKKGFDTGIKVRHPFDPEWTLPVYVANFVLMEYGTGAIFGCPSGDQRDLDFANKYGLPVIPVVMPEGADAATFQITEEAFTDDGVMINSRFLDGMKPKEAFDEVARRLEEATLAGRPVGVRKVNFRLRDWGISRQRYWGCPIPMIHCESCGVVPVPKEDLPVKLPDDVDFEKPGNPLDRHPTWRHVTCPQCGAEARRETDTMDTFVDSSWYFARFTSPHAQTPTDPEAANHWLPVDQYIGGIEHAILHLLYSRFFTRAMKATGHLDLEEPFKGLFTQGMVVHETYRAEDGRWLSPAEVRLEGSGSERTAIEMATGKPATIGPLEKMSKSKKNTVSPEEITESFGADTARWFMLSDSPPERDVEWTDDGAAGAHRFVQRVWRLVSDIAPIVRGVGPQAAAEGDAAAISKPAHKALKAVGEDIERLAFNRAIARAHELVNELSAGFSGLDADAPREAKAAAREAVEILVHLIAPFMPHLAEECWAAIGGTGLVAASAWPSFDPTLVVDDEIVLPVQINGKKRGDLTIARDADKSAVEDAVLKLDFVQKALDGAAPRKVIVVPQRIVNVVA; translated from the coding sequence ATGGCAACCGAACGTTACAATCCGCGCGTTTCTGAACCCCGCTGGCAGAAGGCTTGGGACGAGGCGAAGCTATTCGAGACCCGCGACGACGACGGGCGTCCGACCTATTACGTGCTGGAGATGTTTCCCTATCCATCGGGTCGCATCCATATCGGCCATACGCGCAACTACACGATGGGCGACGTGGTGGCCCGCTATAAGCGGGCAAAGGGCTTCAACGTTCTGCACCCCATGGGCTGGGATGCTTTCGGCATGCCGGCGGAAAATGCGGCGATGCAGAACAAGGTGCATCCCAAGGAATGGACCTACCAGAACATCGCGGTGATGCGCGACCAGCTCAAGACCTTCGGCCTGTCGCTCGACTGGAGCCGCGAGTTCGCAACCTGCGACGTCGATTATTACCACCGCCAGCAGATGCTCTTCGTGGATTTCTTCGAGAAAGGCCTGGTCGGGCGCAAGATCTCGAAGGTGAACTGGGACCCCGTGGACCAGACGGTGCTGGCCAATGAGCAGGTGATCGACGGCCGCGGCTGGCGCTCGGGCGCACAGGTGGAGCAGCGCGAGCTGGCGCAGTGGATCTTCAAGATCACCGACTATGCGCAGGACCTGCTCGACGCCATCGACGGCCTCGACCACTGGCCGGAGAAGGTGCGCCTGATGCAGCGCAACTGGATCGGCCGGTCCGAAGGCATGGCGATACGCTGGGCGCTGACGGAAGAGACCGCGCCGCCGGGCGAGAGCGAGCTGGAGGTCTACACGACCCGCCCTGACACGCTGTTCGGCGCTTCCTTCATGGCGATCGCCGCCGATCACCCGCTGGCCAGGAAAGCGGCCGCCGAAAATCTCGAGCTCGCCAGGTTCTGCGAGGAGTGCCGGCGCATGGGCACCTCCGCCGCTGCGCTTGAGACGGCGGAAAAGAAGGGCTTCGACACCGGGATCAAAGTACGGCATCCGTTCGACCCGGAATGGACGCTGCCCGTCTATGTCGCGAATTTCGTACTGATGGAATATGGCACCGGCGCCATTTTCGGCTGCCCGTCGGGCGACCAGCGCGACCTTGATTTCGCCAACAAGTACGGGCTGCCGGTCATACCGGTCGTGATGCCGGAAGGAGCCGATGCGGCGACTTTCCAGATCACAGAGGAAGCCTTCACCGATGACGGCGTGATGATCAATTCCCGCTTCCTCGACGGCATGAAGCCGAAGGAGGCTTTCGACGAGGTCGCCCGGCGTCTCGAAGAGGCGACGCTCGCCGGCCGGCCGGTGGGCGTCCGGAAGGTGAACTTCCGCCTGCGCGACTGGGGCATTTCGCGACAGCGCTATTGGGGCTGTCCTATCCCCATGATCCACTGCGAAAGCTGCGGCGTCGTGCCGGTGCCGAAGGAAGACCTGCCGGTCAAGCTGCCCGACGATGTGGATTTCGAAAAACCCGGCAATCCCCTCGACCGCCACCCGACCTGGCGGCACGTGACGTGCCCGCAATGCGGCGCTGAGGCGCGGCGCGAGACGGACACGATGGATACCTTTGTCGATTCGTCCTGGTACTTCGCCCGGTTCACGAGCCCTCACGCGCAAACGCCCACGGACCCGGAAGCGGCCAATCACTGGCTGCCGGTGGATCAGTATATCGGCGGCATCGAGCACGCGATCCTGCATCTGCTGTATTCGCGCTTCTTCACCCGCGCGATGAAGGCGACGGGACATCTCGATCTGGAGGAGCCTTTCAAGGGCCTATTCACCCAGGGAATGGTGGTTCACGAGACATACCGGGCGGAGGATGGCCGCTGGCTGTCGCCGGCCGAAGTGCGTCTCGAGGGATCGGGCTCCGAACGCACGGCCATCGAGATGGCCACGGGCAAGCCGGCCACAATCGGCCCGCTCGAAAAGATGTCGAAGTCGAAAAAGAACACGGTAAGCCCGGAGGAGATCACCGAATCGTTCGGCGCCGATACCGCGCGCTGGTTCATGCTGTCCGATTCGCCGCCCGAACGGGACGTGGAATGGACGGATGACGGCGCTGCGGGCGCGCACCGCTTCGTGCAGCGCGTTTGGCGGCTGGTGTCGGACATCGCGCCAATCGTCCGGGGCGTCGGGCCGCAGGCCGCGGCGGAGGGTGATGCAGCCGCTATCTCGAAACCCGCGCACAAGGCATTGAAAGCCGTCGGCGAGGATATCGAGCGGCTGGCGTTCAACCGCGCCATTGCCCGCGCGCACGAGCTGGTGAACGAGCTGAGCGCCGGCTTTTCCGGCCTCGACGCCGACGCTCCGCGCGAAGCAAAGGCTGCGGCGCGCGAGGCGGTGGAAATCCTCGTGCATCTCATCGCGCCGTTCATGCCGCATCTGGCGGAAGAATGCTGGGCTGCGATCGGCGGCACCGGATTGGTCGCCGCCAGCGCCTGGCCTTCATTCGACCCGACGCTGGTCGTGGACGACGAGATCGTGCTGCCGGTGCAGATCAACGGCAAGAAGCGCGGAGATTTGACAATTGCCCGCGACGCGGACAAATCTGCGGTTGAAGATGCGGTCCTGAAGCTCGATTTCGTGCAGAAGGCGCTGGACGGCGCCGCGCCGCGCAAGGTGATTGTCGTGCCGCAGCGCATCGTCAATGTCGTGGCCTAA
- the lptE gene encoding LPS assembly lipoprotein LptE, translated as MEIRTLAGAGLGLILALAAGCTVQPLYESTPDRAGLGAPAVDLSSIAIEPVSTRYAQEVRNHLIFLLSGGAGEPASPRYVLDLTVTHNTSSSVQIQSGNENEPTAGTVTMTGAYRLKDTATGSVVATGRRSVSSSFDRPQQEYAVLRAERDAENRAARELAEFLRLAVAQDIARLDKR; from the coding sequence GTGGAAATTCGCACATTGGCCGGGGCCGGCCTTGGCCTGATACTGGCGCTTGCCGCCGGCTGCACCGTCCAGCCGCTGTACGAGAGCACCCCGGACAGGGCCGGCCTTGGCGCGCCGGCGGTCGATCTGTCGAGCATCGCAATCGAGCCTGTTTCCACGCGCTATGCGCAGGAAGTGCGAAACCATCTCATATTCCTCCTGTCCGGGGGCGCGGGCGAACCCGCCTCGCCCCGCTATGTCCTCGATCTCACGGTAACGCACAACACCAGCTCGTCGGTCCAGATCCAGTCGGGCAACGAGAATGAGCCGACGGCCGGTACGGTGACGATGACCGGCGCCTACCGTCTCAAGGACACGGCGACGGGGTCGGTCGTGGCCACCGGCCGGCGGAGCGTGTCATCATCCTTCGACAGGCCGCAACAGGAATATGCCGTGCTGCGGGCAGAGCGCGACGCCGAGAACCGTGCTGCCCGGGAACTCGCCGAGTTTCTACGCCTGGCCGTGGCGCAGGACATTGCGCGCCTCGACAAGCGTTGA
- a CDS encoding YggS family pyridoxal phosphate-dependent enzyme — MIDNLRKVRERIEQAARRAGRPAGSISLVAVSKTFEARDIRPVLKAGQRIFGENRVQEAQGKWPELRQEFPDVDLHLIGPLQSNKAKEAVALFDVIETVDREKIAKALADEMRKQERQLPVYVQVNTGLEEQKAGVDPRMAVDFVDRCRRAHGLTVAGLMCIPPLEETPGPHFALLEKLAGEAGVERLSMGMSGDYETAIAFGATSVRLGSAIFGSRS, encoded by the coding sequence ATGATCGACAATCTGCGCAAAGTCAGGGAGCGGATCGAACAGGCCGCGCGCCGAGCCGGCCGGCCGGCCGGATCGATCTCGCTCGTGGCCGTTTCCAAGACGTTCGAGGCCCGCGACATCCGGCCTGTGCTGAAAGCCGGTCAACGCATCTTCGGCGAAAACCGGGTCCAGGAAGCGCAGGGAAAGTGGCCGGAACTGCGGCAGGAGTTTCCCGACGTAGATCTGCATCTGATAGGCCCCCTGCAGTCCAACAAGGCGAAGGAAGCCGTCGCCCTCTTCGACGTCATCGAAACGGTCGACCGGGAAAAGATCGCCAAGGCACTGGCCGACGAGATGCGAAAGCAGGAAAGGCAACTGCCGGTCTATGTGCAGGTCAATACGGGGCTGGAAGAACAGAAGGCCGGCGTGGACCCGCGCATGGCCGTCGATTTCGTCGACCGTTGCCGGCGGGCCCACGGCCTCACCGTCGCCGGCCTGATGTGCATCCCGCCCCTCGAGGAGACTCCGGGACCGCACTTCGCGCTGCTCGAGAAACTGGCCGGCGAGGCAGGCGTGGAAAGGCTCTCCATGGGAATGTCTGGCGACTACGAAACGGCGATCGCCTTTGGCGCGACGAGCGTGCGCTTGGGCTCCGCCATCTTCGGCAGCCGAAGCTGA